From one Gossypium hirsutum isolate 1008001.06 chromosome D08, Gossypium_hirsutum_v2.1, whole genome shotgun sequence genomic stretch:
- the LOC107909988 gene encoding putative anthocyanidin reductase, whose translation MGKQASTKVCVTGGAGYIGSWLVKKLLEKGYTVHATLRNLDDQLKVGLLKSLPGADTRLVLFQADIYKPYEFRYAIQGCEFVFHVATPQQTAGSSHSSQEIVEAAISGVRSIAESCIESQSVKRLIYTASMLASSPLTKDGFNLKSCLNESNWTPSDIIFTHGFEYMRAYTISKTLAEKEALRYNENPGDEKLLEVVTLTCGLVGGETLLPYVPLSVEVMFSQLIGKPQTFEGLELMEEVMGSVPVVHIEDVCDAHIFCMEKPSMRGRFLCAAANPTIREMATYFLENESQYQMPEEFMGEEKKGIAYDSSKLVKLGFEYKYDMKKILDDSVKCGRRLGSIFLN comes from the exons ATGGGGAAGCAAGCTTCAACCAAGGTCTGCGTTACAGGAGGTGCTGGATATATAGGTTCTTGGCTTGTGAAGAAGCTCTTAGAGAAAGGCTACACTGTCCATGCAACCCTACGAAACTTGG ATGACCAATTAAAAGTTGGGCTTTTAAAGTCCCTCCCTGGTGCAGACACCAGACTAGTTTTGTTCCAAGCTGATATATACAAACCCTACGAGTTTAGATACGCTATCCAAGGGTGTGAATTTGTGTTTCACGTCGCTACTCCACAGCAAACTGCTGGAAGTTCTCATAGCTCTCAG GAAATCGTTGAAGCAGCTATTTCAGGAGTGAGGAGCATCGCTGAGTCCTGTATCGAATCGCAAAGCGTTAAACGGCTTATCTACACTGCGTCGATGCTGGCATCCTCTCCATTGACAAAAGATGGATTCAACCTCAAATCTTGCTTAAATGAATCCAATTGGACTCCATCTGATATTATATTTACCCATGGCTTTGAATATATGCGG GCATATACTATATCGAAAACCTTAGCGGAGAAAGAGGCACTAAGATATAACGAAAATCCTGGAGATGAGAAGCTATTAGAAGTTGTAACTCTAACCTGTGGCCTTGTGGGAGGAGAGACTCTACTGCCGTACGTGCCTTTAAGCGTGGAAGTGATGTTTTCGCAACTTATTGGCAAACCACAAACTTTCGAGGGACTAGAATTGATGGAAGAGGTAATGGGATCAGTTCCTGTGGTGCATATCGAAGACGTTTGCGATGCGCATATCTTCTGCATGGAGAAACCCTCCATGAGAGGAAGATTCCTTTGTGCAGCAGCTAACCCAACCATCAGAGAAATGGCAACGTATTTTCTAGAAAACGAGTCGCAATACCAGATGCCAGAAGA GTTCatgggagaagaaaagaaaggcaTTGCATATGACTCCAGCAAATTGGTGAAGCTGGGTTTTGAGTACAAATACGACATGAAGAAAATATTAGATGATAGTGTAAAATGTGGCAGGCGACTAGGGTCTATCTTTCTCAATTAG